From Inquilinus sp. Marseille-Q2685:
GCGCCCTGGCGCCGGTCCGGATCGACCGCGAGGCCGATGCCGGCCGGTATGTCGAGCCCAACCTGTGGATGCGCCACCCGGCGTGACGGACAGGCCGGGCGGAACCGGACGGGCGTGGCGGCGTTGATTCGTCACGCCGCGGGGGGACGCCGCGACGCCATCGCGGCGCCAGCCCGCGGCCTGATGGAGTGTCAGGTCATGTCTTGGACCCGTCCGCGCCGGCTGCTTCTGGCCGGTGCCCTGGCCGCAGCCGCGGCCGGTCTCGGCGGTTGCTATGCCTATCCGGTGGGCTATGCCGGCTACAGCACCTACGGCTACGACGACTACGCCTACGCCCCGCCACGGGCTTACGGGTATACACGGTACTACGGCTATCCCGCGTACTACAACTACAGCTACAGCTATCCGCAGTACTACCGTTACCCGAGGGCCTACGGCTATCCCCGCTACTATGGCTATCCGCGCTACGGTTACGCCTATCCGCGCTACGGCTATCGCTATGGCTACTGGGACGACGACCGGGGCAACCGGCGGTAGCCGCGGATCGGCCTGATCAGGCGATCCAGCCCAGCGCCACGGCGCCCAGCAGCAGCACGCCGAAGATGATCCGGTAGATCGCGAAGGCTGTGAAGCGGTGCGTCTGGATGTAGCCCAGAAGCCACTTCACGGCGACGAAGGCGGTGACGGTCGAGACCAGGAAGGCGACACCCAGCGCGCCCCAGTCCTCATGCGCGCCGCCCTCCCTGATCTGGCCGTACAGCTCGTAGGCGCTGGCCGCGTACATGGTCGGGATGCCGACCAGGAAGGCGAATTCGGTCGCCGCGGCCCGGTTGCTGGCGCCGGCCAGCATGGCGGCGAAGATGGTGGCGGCCGAACGCGAGGTGCCGGGGAAGATGCCGGCCACGAACTGGGCCAGGCCGACCACGATGGCGACCAGCCAGGTGATCTTGTGGCTGTCGGGCAGCTTCGCCGCCTGCTGCTCGGCCCAGATCATCCAGAAGCCCCCGACCACCAGCGCGATCGCGATCGGCAGCAGGTTCTCGGGCAGGGTGAAGCCCATCTTCTTGGCGGCGAAGCCCAGCACCCCGGTGATCACGAAGGCGAGCAGCAGCCGGATGCCGTAGTGCCGGTTCTCCGGCCGGCGCCAGCCCAGCACCAGGTCGAAGATCCGGCGCCAGTAGATGATGGTCACGGCCAGGATGGCGCCGGCCTGGATGACGATGTTGAAGGTGTCCGAGCGTTCGCCCAGCCAGTGCTCGGCGATGATCAGGTGGCCGGTCGAGGAGATCGGCAGGAACTCGGTGATGCCTTCGATCACCCCGAGGATGATCGCGCTCAGATAGTCCAAGTCAGTGCTCCGGGGTGAATCGAGGCCGCCTCGCTTGTGAACGAAGCGGGCGGATTTGGAAAGTCCCGCCGGGACGGCGGGACCGATCCTGAACGGCCGCCGGCCCCGGAGGTTCCGGCCGCCGGGTCAGCCCCCGGCCGCGACGGCGGCCCGCCGCGCCGTGACGGCCTCAAGGTCGGGATCCCGGCCGGCGCGATAATCGGCGAAGGTGAAGGGCACCGGCACGGTCGGCGACAAATCGCCGCCGGCCACGCCGTACAGGTAGTTCAGCCAGAAGCAGCGCCCGATCTGCGCCGGCCCGCAGCCCCGGCCCCAGTCGTGGAAGGCGGTGGAGTAGCGGATGGCGATGCCCGAATTCGGCAGGGTCAACCGCCCGCCCTCGGCCCAGAAGGCGGCGAAGTCGCCTGCGGGCCGGCCGACGACCTCGACCCGGTCGCCGCCGAAATGCTTCAGCCGGGCCAGGATGGAGATCGCGGCGGAGAAAGTGTCGGGGCCGGTCAGCACGTGGATCCGCGCATCCGGCCCCAGAACCTGGGGCAGCCGGCGGCTGAAGGCGGCGGCCAGCATGTAGTCGCCGCCGGGATTGGCGCGCAGATCGACGATCACGGTCTTCGGCCGGCGCTCCGCCGCCTCCGCCAGCACCCGGTCCAGGAACGCCTCCAGCCCGTCGCCGGGCATGTCGCGAATCTGCCGCAGCTCGATGAACAGCGTGTCCGGCGCCGGATAGGCATGCCAATGGGCGCGGTCGCCATGCTGCAGGTACAGCGGCAGCGCGGCCGCCCCCGACAGCACGTGAAGCCATGGGCCGTCATCCGCCGGCAGCGCGGTCGGCAGCAGGTCGGACGCCGGCCGCCGCACCTCGCCCTCCGGCCGGATCGCCGGCCGCGGATCGGCCTCGATCCGCCGCTCGACGCGCCGGCCGTCCGGCAGGTCGAACGCCAGGACGGCGGCGTCCGGCGCGGGCAGCAGCCCGATGGCGTGCAGCGCGGCGGGCGAGGACAGGAGGTTGACCGACAGCGGCCGGGCCCGGCTGTCGTTGCCGCCGGCATAGGGACGCAGCGCGTCGGCCAGGTCCTCGGGCGTCCGGCCGCCCAGAGCGGTCACGCGCGCGCCCAGAAGCTCGGCCAGCGCCGCCCGGGCGGCGACCACATGGAGGCCGTCGTCGAACCAGACCAGCCGCAGCGGCAGTGAATTCAGCGACCGGCCCATGGCGATGCCGCGGACATAGGTGTGGCCGTTGCCGGCCAGCGCCACGGCGCGGGTGATCGCCATCTCGAAGCGGGCCCGGTCCATCCCCGCGGGCCCCGCCGCCGACACCTCCGCCAGCAGGCCTTCGATCCGCAGGTCGAACCGGTCGCGGGCGTCGGCCGAGAAGCTGCGGTCGACCTCCGGCAGCCGGCGCAGCAGCTCCAGATCCTGGCGGTCCGCCTCGGCCTGGCTCTGTGGCGGCGCGGCCTCCAGCACCGGGACGGGCGGATAGTTGGGCCGCACCGCGGCCACATAGGCCACGGCCGGCACGGCCAGCAGGACGGCGGCGATCCCGGCCAAAAGTTTCCATCGCTTCTTCATGGGCGTCCCCCGACGCAGCACCGCCCGGCCCGGGCGCGGGCAGCGCCGTGCAACCGCTGTGCCAGGACGCCCCGGGGCCGCGGCCCTGCGATCCGTCTGCAGGATCCCGGCGGTCACGGCGAAAAATTCGCCGAAGGGCGCGGATTCTCCTATTCCGCCGGCGAGCCCTCGCTGCGATGGATCAGCAGCTGGCGCTCCAGCTCCTTGGCGGTGCGGCTGGCCGGGGCGGTGAAGCGGGCCAGGGCCCGGTACAGCACCGGCACCAGGTACAGCGACAAGAGGGTCGAGACCATGACGCCGCCGAAGATGACGACGCCGATCGCCTGGCGCGATTCGGCGCCCGCCCCGGTCGCGATCGCCAGCGGCAGGGCGCCCAGCGCGGTGGCGATCGAGGTCATCAGGATCGGCCGCAGCCGGGTGGCGGCGGCCTCGCGCACCGCCTCCAGCACCCCCAGCCCCTCGTCGCGCAGCTGGTTGGCGAATTCGACGATCAGGATCGCGTTCTTCGCCGTCAGCCCGATCAGCATGACCATGCCGATCTGGGTGTAGATGTTCACGGTCATGCCGAGCAGCGCGACCGAGCCGAGCGCGCCGAAGATCGCCAGCGGCACGGTCAGCAGGATGGTGACCGGGTGGACGAAGCTTTCGAACTGCGCCGCCAGCACCAGGAAGACGATCAAAAGGGCGGTACCGAAGGTGATGTAGAGCGAGGCGCTGCTTTCCAGGAACTCGCGGGTGTCGCCGTCCCAGGACAGGCGGGCCTCGGTCGGCAGAACCTCGGCGACGGCGGCGCGAATCTCGGTGACCGCATCGCCCAGCGTGGCGCTGTCGGCCAGGCTGGCGGTGAAGGTGATGGCGCGGACCCGGTCGAAGCGGCCCAGGCTGGCCGGGCCGGCGACGTCCTGCAGCTTCACCAGGCTGGTCAGCGGCACCAGCGTGCCGCCGGACGCCCGGACGAAGATATTGGACAGGTCGCGCGGCGTCTGCCGGTCCTCGGCCCTCGCCTGCAGCACCACGTCGTATTCCTCGCCGTCATCCTCGTAGCGGGTGACGGCGACCGATCCGAACATGGTCTCCAGCGTCTCGCCGATGGCGCGGATCGAGATGCCGAGATCGGCGGCGCGATTGCGGTCGATGGCGACGCGCAGCTCCGGCTTGGTCTCGTCGTAATCGGCCTGCAGGTTGCGCAGCACGCGGGAGTTGCGCAGCCGGTCCTCCAGCCGGTCGCGCCACTCGGCCAGCTGCTCATAGGTGTTGCCGCCGATGACGAAGCGCACCGGGGCGCCGGAGCCGCGGGCGAGGCCGCTCGGGTTGATGGCGACGGCACGGATGCCGGGGATGTCGGCCAGCTTGGCCGACAGCTCGCGCACCACCTGCTGCTGCGACCGGCTGCGCTCGTCCCAGGGCTTCATCTGGCCGATGACGGTGACCCGGTTCACCCCGGTCGGGCCCCAGGACGGCGCCAGGATGGCGAGCAGGCGGGTGACGTCCTGCGCCTCGACATAGGGCGTCAGGGTGGCCTCGATCCGGGCCAACTGGGCGCCGGTGTACTCCATGCTCGAGCCTTCCGGCCCGGTGGCGCTGATCACCACCCGGCCGCGATCCTCGGTCGGCACGAATTCCTGCGGCAGGTTCTGCAGCAGCGCCACCGCGCCGACGCTGAGCGCGACGGCGATGGCGCAGACCAGCAAGGGCGCGCCGAGGGCGAAGCCGAGCGTCGCCTTGTAGCCGCGGTTCAGCAGCTCGAAGCCGTGCTCCGTCACCTTGTGCAGCCAGGTCTCCTCATTGGCCGGGCGCAGCAGCCGGCTGCACATCGCCGGCGTCAGGGTCAGGGCGATCAGCGCCGAGAACAGCACCGAGGAGGCGACGGTGATGCCGAATTCGCTGAACAGCCGCCCGACATTGCCCTGCAGGAAGGAGATCGGGACGAACACCGCGGTCAGCACCGCGGTGGTGGCGACCACGGCGAAGCCGATCTGGCGCGCGCCGAGATAGGCCGCGACCAGCGGCGGCTCGCCATGCTCGATCCGGCGGCTGATGTTCTCCAGCACGATGATCGCGTCGTCGACCACCAGGCCGATCGCCAGCACCATTGCCAGCAGGGTCAGCACGTTGATCGAATAGCCCAGCGCCGCCAGGACGATGAAGGAGGCGATGATCGAGACCGGCACGGCGACCGCCGGGATCAGCGTGGCGCGGATGCTGCGCAGGAACACGAAGACGATGCCGACCACCAGCGCCAGCGCGATGGCCAGCGCCAGGAACACCTCCTCGATCGACTTGTCGATGAAAACGCTGTCGTCGGAGGAGATCTCGATCCGCACATCCGGCGGCAGCGACTGGCGCAGCGTGTCCATCGCGTGGCGCACGCCCTCGGCCACGTCCAGCGTGTTGGCGGTCGACTGCTTGACCACGCCGATGCCGACCGCGGGCTTGCCGTCGGCCCGGAAGCCGCTGCGGTCGTCGCGGGCACCGACCTCGACCCTGGCCACGTCGCCGAGCCGCACCAGGGTGTCGCCCTCGCGGCGCAGCACGATGCGGGCGAACTCCTCCGGCGTCGACAGCCGGGTGTTGGTGCGCACCGTCAGCTCGCGGTCGTTCGATTCGACCCGGCCCGACGGCAGCTCGACATTCTGGGCCTCGAGCGCGTCGCTGACGTCCTGCGCCGTGACCAGCCGCGCCGCCATGGCGTTGCGGTCCAGCCAGACCCGCATCGACGGCTGGCGCTCGCCGCCGATCGTCACCTGGGCGACGCCGTCCACGGCCGAAAGCGGATCGACGACATAGCGCTTGGCCATGTCGCTCAGCTCGATCGCCGAACGGCCGTCGCTGGTCAGGGTGGCATAGATGATCGGGCTGGCGTCCGCGTCGACCTTGCGGATGATCGGGGTGTCGGCGTTGTCCGGCAGCCGGGCGATCACCCGGCCGACCGAATCGCGCACGTCGTTGGTGGCGCTCTCGACATCGCGCTCGATGTCGAATTCCAGCCGGACGCTGGACCGCCCCTCCTGGCTGGTCGACCGCATGGTGCGGATGCCGGCGACGCCGGCCACGCCCTCTTCGATGATCTGGGTGATCTGGCTCTCGATCACCTGGGCCGAGGCGCCTTCATAGGTGGTGGTGATCGACACCACCGGCGGGTCGATGTTGGGGTATTCGCGGACGGTCAGCCGCTGGAAGGCGAAGACGCCCAGCACCACCAGCAGCAGGCTGACGACGATCGCGAAGACCGGGCGCTTGATGGCGGTGTCGGACAGGACCATGTCAGGTCCCCGCCGATGCGGCGCCGGCCGGCTGCACCTGGACCGGCACGCCGTCGCGCAGCCGCTGCATGCCCTCGATCACCACCGACTCTCCGGCGGTCAGGCCGGACCGGATCTGCACCTGGCCGCGCAGCCGGGTGCCCAGCGTCACCTCGCGCCGCACCGCCTTCCCGTCGACGACCAGATAGACGAACTGGCGGGTGCCCTGCGGCACAAGCGCCTGTTCCGGCACCAGGAGGGCGGACGGGTCGGTCGACAGCTGCACCCGCACGGTCATGAACATGCCGGGGCGCAGCAGCCCGTCGCGGTTGTCGATCTCCGCCACCGTGGTGACCGACCGGGTGGCCGGGTCGACGCGGGTGTCGACCGAGGTGACGGTGGCGGTGAAGGCGCGGTCGGGATAGGCGTCGCTGTGGACCTCGAGAGTCAGGCCCGGGGCCAGGCGCGACAGCAGCATCTCGGGCAGGTTGAAGTCGACCTTGACCCGGCTGAGGGCGTCCAGCGTGACGATCGCGGTGCCGGGCGACACCAGGGCGCCCTGGCTGACCTTGCGGATGCCCAGCGTGCCGGCGAAGGGGGCGGTGATCACCCGCTCCGCCAGCCGGGCCTTCTGCGCCGCCACCGCCGCGGTCTTGACCTCGAGGTCGGCGCGCAGCGTGTCCACCTGGGCCTGCGGGACGTTGCGCGACTTCGACAGGGTCTCGGCCCGGTCGAGCGCCAGGCGGGCGTTGCGCAGCTCGGCCTCGGCCGAGGCGACGGTCGCCTCCAGCTCGGCGCTGTCCAGCCGGATGATCGGGGCGCCGGCGGCGACGGCCTGGCCGTCCTCGAACTCGATCCGGTCGACGATGCCGCTGGTCTTGGCGGTGATGGTGACCGCCTCGCGCGCCCGCGTGGTGCCGACGGCGTCCATCACCTCCGTCACCGTGCCGATATGGACGGGCGCGAGCGTCACCGGGGTTGCGATCGGACCGCCACGTGGCGCCACCGCGCCGTCGGCCTGCCACGGCGCATAGCGCCACACGCCCGCCGCGACGGCAGCGAGCAGGCCGATGGCCACAAGTTGTTTCCACGCACGCATGCGTCCGCAAGCCCCCTTCCGTCGCCGCGCCGGTCCAGCGGCGTACTCTACTATCAACGGCCGGTTTCTTCTTGGTTGATGCCGCCTGTGTCTTTCACGGCACAGGGGGGAGATTCCGTCGCAGCAATATCGCGGTCGGGAACAGCATACCGAATCCGGTGTTTATGGCAGCGATATGACGAATCCACGCTGCGTCCAGCAGCGGCACTGGAAGGGACCCGATGGACGGCCCGACGCGCCGGCCGCGGGGACAAGCGGAATGGGATTGCTCTACAGCGAAGCGGAGGATGCGGTCGACCTGCACGGCCGACGCATCCTGATCGTCGAGGACGAGCAGATCGTGGCGCTCGACCTGGAGCTGACCCTGCGGACCTGGGGCGGCACCGTGGTCGGCCCGGCGACGACGGTCTCGCGCGCCGTGGAGATGGCGCGCAGCCAGCCGATCGACGGCGCCATGGTCGACCTCAACCTCGCCGGCGCC
This genomic window contains:
- a CDS encoding response regulator, producing the protein MGLLYSEAEDAVDLHGRRILIVEDEQIVALDLELTLRTWGGTVVGPATTVSRAVEMARSQPIDGAMVDLNLAGAAAFPAVDILLQRGVPVILATSYPRESLPAPYRNLPILPKPYDPRRFSGLVQSIFSVRPGDASIH
- a CDS encoding efflux RND transporter periplasmic adaptor subunit → MAIGLLAAVAAGVWRYAPWQADGAVAPRGGPIATPVTLAPVHIGTVTEVMDAVGTTRAREAVTITAKTSGIVDRIEFEDGQAVAAGAPIIRLDSAELEATVASAEAELRNARLALDRAETLSKSRNVPQAQVDTLRADLEVKTAAVAAQKARLAERVITAPFAGTLGIRKVSQGALVSPGTAIVTLDALSRVKVDFNLPEMLLSRLAPGLTLEVHSDAYPDRAFTATVTSVDTRVDPATRSVTTVAEIDNRDGLLRPGMFMTVRVQLSTDPSALLVPEQALVPQGTRQFVYLVVDGKAVRREVTLGTRLRGQVQIRSGLTAGESVVIEGMQRLRDGVPVQVQPAGAASAGT
- a CDS encoding efflux RND transporter permease subunit; amino-acid sequence: MVLSDTAIKRPVFAIVVSLLLVVLGVFAFQRLTVREYPNIDPPVVSITTTYEGASAQVIESQITQIIEEGVAGVAGIRTMRSTSQEGRSSVRLEFDIERDVESATNDVRDSVGRVIARLPDNADTPIIRKVDADASPIIYATLTSDGRSAIELSDMAKRYVVDPLSAVDGVAQVTIGGERQPSMRVWLDRNAMAARLVTAQDVSDALEAQNVELPSGRVESNDRELTVRTNTRLSTPEEFARIVLRREGDTLVRLGDVARVEVGARDDRSGFRADGKPAVGIGVVKQSTANTLDVAEGVRHAMDTLRQSLPPDVRIEISSDDSVFIDKSIEEVFLALAIALALVVGIVFVFLRSIRATLIPAVAVPVSIIASFIVLAALGYSINVLTLLAMVLAIGLVVDDAIIVLENISRRIEHGEPPLVAAYLGARQIGFAVVATTAVLTAVFVPISFLQGNVGRLFSEFGITVASSVLFSALIALTLTPAMCSRLLRPANEETWLHKVTEHGFELLNRGYKATLGFALGAPLLVCAIAVALSVGAVALLQNLPQEFVPTEDRGRVVISATGPEGSSMEYTGAQLARIEATLTPYVEAQDVTRLLAILAPSWGPTGVNRVTVIGQMKPWDERSRSQQQVVRELSAKLADIPGIRAVAINPSGLARGSGAPVRFVIGGNTYEQLAEWRDRLEDRLRNSRVLRNLQADYDETKPELRVAIDRNRAADLGISIRAIGETLETMFGSVAVTRYEDDGEEYDVVLQARAEDRQTPRDLSNIFVRASGGTLVPLTSLVKLQDVAGPASLGRFDRVRAITFTASLADSATLGDAVTEIRAAVAEVLPTEARLSWDGDTREFLESSASLYITFGTALLIVFLVLAAQFESFVHPVTILLTVPLAIFGALGSVALLGMTVNIYTQIGMVMLIGLTAKNAILIVEFANQLRDEGLGVLEAVREAAATRLRPILMTSIATALGALPLAIATGAGAESRQAIGVVIFGGVMVSTLLSLYLVPVLYRALARFTAPASRTAKELERQLLIHRSEGSPAE
- a CDS encoding undecaprenyl-diphosphate phosphatase — protein: MDYLSAIILGVIEGITEFLPISSTGHLIIAEHWLGERSDTFNIVIQAGAILAVTIIYWRRIFDLVLGWRRPENRHYGIRLLLAFVITGVLGFAAKKMGFTLPENLLPIAIALVVGGFWMIWAEQQAAKLPDSHKITWLVAIVVGLAQFVAGIFPGTSRSAATIFAAMLAGASNRAAATEFAFLVGIPTMYAASAYELYGQIREGGAHEDWGALGVAFLVSTVTAFVAVKWLLGYIQTHRFTAFAIYRIIFGVLLLGAVALGWIA